A window of Saccopteryx leptura isolate mSacLep1 chromosome 5, mSacLep1_pri_phased_curated, whole genome shotgun sequence contains these coding sequences:
- the LOC136405595 gene encoding LOW QUALITY PROTEIN: hepatitis A virus cellular receptor 1 homolog (The sequence of the model RefSeq protein was modified relative to this genomic sequence to represent the inferred CDS: deleted 1 base in 1 codon; substituted 1 base at 1 genomic stop codon), with protein MHPXVVFTGLVLLWADSLVSQGRVSGVEGQPVTLLCTYSTAREIATMCWSRGPCPTFKCPNELIWTDGYRVTFQKNTCYKLYGIIKQGNVSLTIEHAAPSDCGVYCCCVEAQHSNSWFNDLKTNILLDIKPALPNVTSVPTSTRVFTSAPTTPAPTPNLKTALPQVTSVPTSARVFTSAPTTPAPTPSLKTDLPSPGRFRKIQKKKKKTDLPNVSRVTTSARVFTSAPTMQASTSNLKTDGNSTVTQPSDGRRRNNETHASVKQNSKMSTKEALCIGFSVAALMLLTILAAVITKKYLCGSRRVLHITKLSPNGPTDGTLQGAAAVHDRADENVYIENNLYSMN; from the exons ATGCATCCTTGAGTAGTCTTCACAGGCCTCGTGCTACTTTGGGCAGATTCTTTAGTTTCTCAGGGACGTGTGAGTGGAGTGGAGGGTCAGCCTGTCACGCTACTCTGCACCTACTCGACAGCTCGTGAAATTGCAACTATGTGCTGGAGCCGAGGGCCATGTCCTACATTTAAATGCCCAAATGAACTCATCTGGACTGATGGATACCGTGTCACCTTTCAGAAGAACACGTGTTATAAGCTATATGGAATCATTAAACAAGGGAATGTGTCTTTAACCATCGAGCACGCAGCCCCGTCCGACTGTGGCGTGTATTGTTGCTGTGTTGAG GCTCAGCACAGCAACAGTTGGTTTAATGATTTGAAAACCAACATATTATTGGACATAAAGCCAGCTCTACCTAATGTCACCAGTGTTCCAACATCAACTAGGGTCTTCACTTCTGCTCCTACAACTCCAGCCCCAACACCAAACCTTAAGACAGCTCTACCTCAGGTCACCAGTGTTCCAACATCAGCTAGGGTCTTCACCTCTGCTCCTACAACTCCAGCACCAACACCAAGCCTTAAGACAGATttacctagccctggccg cttcagaaaaatacaaaaaaaaaaaaaaaagacagatttacCTAATGTCAGCAGGGTCACAACATCAGCCAGGGTCTTCACTTCTGCTCCTACAATGCAAGCATCCACATCAAACCTCAAAACAGATGGGAATAGCACTGTGACACAGCCTTCAGATGGCCGTCGGAGAAACAATGAAACTCACGCGAGTGTGAAACAAAATTCAAAGATGAGCACCAAAGAGGCACTCTGCATTGGATTCTCTGTGGCTGCCCTGATGTTGCTTACTATTTTGGCTGCTGTAATaaccaaaaaatatttatgcGGGAGTAGAAGAGTGTTGCATATAACCAAACTTTCACCGAATGGCCCTACGGATGGAACTTTGCAAGGTGCGGCTGCAGTGCACGACCGAGCAGATGAGAATGTCTACATTGAGAACAACCTTTACAGCATGAACTAA